One Ananas comosus cultivar F153 linkage group 1, ASM154086v1, whole genome shotgun sequence DNA window includes the following coding sequences:
- the LOC109714850 gene encoding pentatricopeptide repeat-containing protein At1g77405, whose translation MARVLARARALPALWRFLRRSETLVTTPTVTYVIQTLGEEGLFKQALAAFYRMKQLHCKPDVRCYNAVIAALCRAGWFRKARFLLDQMELPGARCPPDSYTYTIFITFYCKRSLETGCRKAIRRRIWEANHMFRRMVFNGYTPDVVTYNCLIDGLCKTYRIGRAHELFDEMSKKGCTPNRVTYNSFIRYYSAINEVDKAVNMMRDMVEREHGKPTSSSYTPIIHSLCESHRIKEARDFLVEMVEGGHVPREFTYKLVRNALDCAGEEGLPEEMCQWIEDGIDARIKQVMRVKPLMRR comes from the coding sequence ATGGCCCGCGTcctcgcccgcgcccgcgccctccCCGCCCTCTGGCGCTTCCTCCGCCGCAGCGAAACCCTAGTCACGACCCCCACCGTCACATACGTGATCCAAACCCTAGGCGAGGAGGGGCTCTTTAAGCAGGCCCTTGCGGCGTTCTACCGCATGAAGCAGCTCCATTGTAAGCCCGACGTCCGGTGCTACAACGCCGTCATTGCCGCATTGTGCCGCGCCGGGTGGTTTAGGAAGGCAAGGTTTTTGCTGGATCAGATGGAGCTTCCCGGGGCGCGGTGCCCTCCGGATTCGTACACGTACACCATCTTCATCACCTTCTACTGCAAAAGGAGCTTGGAAACCGGTTGCCGGAAGGCGATACGGAGGAGGATCTGGGAAGCAAATCATATGTTCCGGAGAATGGTTTTCAATGGTTACACCCCTGATGTTGTTACCTATAATTGCTTGATCGATGGGCTTTGTAAAACTTATCGGATCGGTCGTGCGCACGAGTTGTTCGATGAAATGTCTAAGAAGGGTTGTACTCCTAATCGGGTGACATACAATTCGTTTATAAGGTATTATAGTGCCATTAACGAAGTTGATAAAGCTGTAAATATGATGAGGGACATGGTAGAGAGGGAGCATGGAAAACCCACCTCGAGTTCTTACACGCCAATCATACATTCGTTGTGCGAGAGCCATAGGATTAAGGAGGCGAGAGATTTCTTAGTTGAGATGGTCGAGGGAGGGCATGTTCCTAGAGAATTCACGTATAAGTTAGTTAGGAATGCTTTGGATTGTGCAGGTGAAGAGGGTTTGCCAGAGGAGATGTGTCAGTGGATAGAGGATGGTATTGATGCCAGAATTAAGCAGGTTATGCGAGTGAAACCCCTGATGCGTCGTTGA
- the LOC109707972 gene encoding glycerol-3-phosphate 2-O-acyltransferase 6-like yields the protein MAVTGDVEVFPTVDKCSSEGRETHTVVADLDGTLLRGRSSFPYFALIAFEGGGVLRLLFLLLASPIIGLLYYLVSESAGIQLLIFASIAGMRVANIESVAQAVLPKFYASDLHPESWRVFSACRRRCMLTANPRIMVEPFLKDYLGVDAVIGTEIQTYRGHATGLVRRPGVLVGAEKATALQRVFGEESPEIGLGDRKTDYPFMKLCQEGYVVPSSPQVEAVRREQLPKPIVFHDGRLVQKPTPVLALLTVLWIPVGFLLACLRIAAGALLPMPLVYYAFWALGVRVIVKGTPPPPADKSSSRSGVLFACSHRTLLDPIFLSTALGRPIAAVTYSVSRLSEILSPIRTVPLTRDRARDAAMIKSLLQQGDLVICPEGTTCREPFLLRFSALFAELTDEIVPVAMENRMTMFHGTTATGWKGMDPFYFFMNPSPAYQVTFLSKLPRELTCAGAKSSHEVANYIQKLIAATLSYECTTFTRKDKYRALAGNDGTVASKPNKAQYTKLMGC from the exons ATGGCTGTAACCGGCGATGTCGAGGTGTTCCCGACGGTCGACAAATGCTCGTCTGAAGGCCGGGAGACGCACACGGTGGTGGCGGACCTCGACGGCACTTTGCTGCGCGGCAGGAGCTCATTCCCCTACTTTGCGCTCATCGcgttcgagggcggcggcgtgCTGCgccttctcttcctcctcttggCGTCGCCGATCATCGGCCTTCTCTACTACTTGGTGTCGGAGTCGGCGGGGATTCAGTTGCTCATCTTCGCGTCGATCGCGGGGATGAGAGTCGCCAATATCGAGTCGGTGGCGCAGGCTGTGCTGCCCAAGTTCTACGCTTCCGACCTCCATCCCGAATCGTGGCGCGTGTTCTCAGCGTGCCGGAGGCGGTGCATGCTCACGGCCAACCCTAGGATCATGGTGGAGCCGTTTCTAAAGGATTATTTAGGCGTCGACGCCGTGATCGGGACCGAGATCCAAACTTACAGAGGCCACGCCACGGGGCTCGTTCGCCGCCCCGGAGTTCTCGTCGGGGCGGAAAAGGCCACGGCTTTGCAGAGGGTGTTCGGGGAGGAGTCGCCGGAGATCGGGCTCGGCGACCGGAAAACCGACTACCCCTTCATGAAACTTTGTCAG GAAGGATATGTGGTCCCATCAAGCCCGCAAGTCGAGGCGGTGAGGCGGGAGCAGCTCCCGAAGCCGATCGTGTTCCATGACGGCCGACTCGTGCAGAAGCCGACCCCGGTGCTGGCCCTGCTCACCGTGCTGTGGATCCCCGTGGGCTTCCTGCTGGCCTGCCTCCGCATCGCGGCGGGGGCGCTCCTCCCGATGCCCCTCGTCTACTACGCCTTCTGGGCCCTCGGCGTCCGCGTCATCGTGAAGGGCACCCCTCCCCCGCCCGCCGACAAGTCCTCGTCCCGGTCCGGCGTGCTCTTCGCCTGCTCCCACCGCACCCTCCTCGACCCCATCTTCCTCTCCACCGCGCTGGGCCGCCCGATCGCGGCGGTCACCTACTCCGTCTCCCGCCTCTCCGAGATCCTCTCCCCGATCCGCACCGTCCCCCTCACCCGCGACCGCGCCAGGGACGCGGCGATGATAAAGTCCCTACTCCAGCAAGGCGATCTGGTCATCTGCCCCGAGGGGACCACGTGTCGCGAGCCGTTCCTCCTGCGGTTCTCCGCGCTCTTCGCGGAGCTCACCGACGAGATCGTGCCGGTGGCGATGGAGAACCGGATGACGATGTTCCACGGCACGACCGCGACGGGGTGGAAGGGGATGGACCCGTTCTACTTCTTCATGAACCCGAGCCCCGCGTACCAGGTGACCTTCCTGAGCAAGCTGCCGCGTGAGCTCACGTGCGCCGGGGCCAAGTCGAGCCATGAAGTGGCCAACTACATCCAGAAGCTCATCGCAGCCACACTCTCCTACGAGTGCACCACTTTCACGCGCAAGGACAAGTACAGGGCCCTCGCCGGGAACGATGGGACCGTTGCGTCCAAACCTAACAAGGCCCAATACACCAAACTTATGGgttgttaa
- the LOC109720482 gene encoding endoglucanase 10-like has product MFGRDPWGGPLEISNADSATDDDRSRNLQDYDRAALTRQLDETQQSWLLAGPGDAAGKKKKKYVDLGCMVVSRKLFLWAVGSAVGIGLLIGLIMLIVKTVPHHHRPPPPPDQYTKALHKALMFFNAQRSGPLPRHNNVSWRGNSGMKDGLSDSAVRKNLVGGYYDAGDAIKFNFPMSYAMTMLSWSVIEYKAKYDAAGELEHIKGIIKWGTDYLLKTFNSSADTIDRIAAQVGQGDTSKGSNPNDHLCWMRPEDIDYPRPVYECHSCSDLAGEMAAALAAASIVFKDSRTYSDKLAHGARTLFKYGREQRGRYSPGGSDPAIFYNSTSYWDEFVWAGAWLYFATGNSSYLQLATTPGIAKHAGAFWGGPDYGVFSWDNKLTGAQILLSRLRLFLSPGYPYEEILRTFHNQTGNIMCSYLPMYKSFNRTKGGLIQLNHGRPQPLQYVVNAAFLASLYSDYLDAADTPGWYCGPNFYSTDVLRKFAKTQIDYILGNNPQKMSYVVGYGTRYPKHVHHRGASIPKNGIKYSCKGGYKWRDTKKPNPNTIIGAMVAGPDKHDGFKDVRTNYNYTEPTLAGNAGLVAALISLSEVTTGIDKNTIFSAVPPMFPTPPPPPAAWKP; this is encoded by the exons ATGTTCGGAAGGGATCCATGGGGCGGGCCTCTGGAGATATCGAATGCCGACTCTGCGACGGACGATGATCGGAGCCGGAACTTGCAGGACTACGACCGTGCGGCGCTGACGAGGCAGCTCGATGAGACCCAGCAGAGCTGGCTGCTGGCCGGTCCTGGTGACGCGGCAggtaagaagaagaagaagtacgTGGATCTTGGATGCATGGTCGTTAGCCGGAAGCTCTTCCTGTGGGCAGTAGGATCGGCTGTCGGCATCGGCCTCCTTATCGGCCTTATCATGCTTATCGTCAAGACAGTGCCACACCACCAccggccaccgccgccgcctgatCAATACACCAAGGCCCTGCATAAGGCCCTCATGTTCTTCAATGCCCAGAGAT CTGGTCCACTACCTCGGCATAACAACGTAAGCTGGAGAGGGAACTCCGGCATGAAGGATGGCCTCTCCGACAGTGCAGTAAGAAAGAATCTGGTTGGCGGATATTATGATGCAGGGGATGCGATCAAGTTCAACTTCCCCATGTCGTATGCAATGACGATGCTGAGCTGGAGCGTGATTGAGTACAAAGCCAAGTACGACGCAGCAGGTGAGCTCGAACACATCAAAGGAATTATTAAGTGGGGCACAGATTACCTTCTCAAGACCTTCAATTCCTCCGCCGACACTATCGATAGGATTGCCGCTCAG GTCGGACAAGGGGACACTTCGAAGGGATCAAACCCTAACGACCACCTCTGCTGGATGAGGCCAGAGGACATCGATTACCCACGACCCGTCTATGAGTGCCACAGCTGCTCTGACCTCGCTGGTGAGATGGCGGCCGCCCTAGCTGCCGCATCCATAGTGTTCAAAGACAGCAGGACCTACTCAGACAAGCTTGCGCATGGGGCAAGGACGTTGTTCAAGTATGGAAGGGAACAAAGAGGGAGGTACAGTCCCGGAGGGTCAGACCCTGCCATCTTCTACAACTCAACAAGCTATTGGGACGAGTTTGTTTGGGCCGGAGCATGGCTATATTTCGCCACTGGCAATTCTTCCTACCTTCAGCTGGCTACCACTCCGGGTATTGCCAAGCATGCCGGTGCTTTTTGGGGAGGTCCAGATTACGGGGTATTTAGCTGGGATAACAAGCTCACAGGAGCTCAA ATTCTTCTTAGTAGATTGAGACTGTTCCTAAGTCCAGGGTATCCTTATGAAGAAATATTGAGGACCTTCCACAACCAGACAGGCAACATAATGTGCTCATACTTACCAATGTACAAGTCATTTAACCGAACCAAAG GAGGTTTGATACAGCTAAACCATGGAAGGCCTCAACCACTTCAGTATGTGGTTAATGCAGCATTTCTTGCTTCACTATACAGTGATTATCTTGATGCGGCTGATACACCAGGATGGTATTGTGGCCCTAATTTCTACTCGACAGATGTCTTGCGTAAATTTGCAAAGACTCAG ATTGACTACATTCTTGGCAACAACCCTCAAAAGATGAGCTATGTTGTCGGATATGGTACACGTTACCCTAAGCACGTCCATCATCGAGGCGCATCGATCCCCAAGAATGGGATCAAGTATAGCTGCAAGGGAGGATATAAGTGGCGAGATACTAAgaaaccaaatcctaacaccATTATCGGAGCGATGGTTGCAGGCCCAGACAAGCACGATGGCTTCAAAGATGTCCGCACAAATTATAACTACACAGAACCCACACTCGCAGGCAACGCGGGTTTAGTCGCAGCATTGATTTCTTTATCCGAGGTTACAACTGGGATTGACAAGAATACAATCTTCTCTGCCGTCCCTCCAATGTTCCCAACTCCCCCGCCTCCGCCAGCAGCTTGGAAACCCTAA